In one Pseudomonas purpurea genomic region, the following are encoded:
- a CDS encoding DUF1656 domain-containing protein, with the protein MPIDFEVGGVYLPPIAQALLLALPIFLLLDWGLRRVGVLRFVWHEALFEGALYACVCAVVILVMGTP; encoded by the coding sequence TTGCCAATTGATTTTGAGGTGGGTGGCGTCTACTTGCCGCCCATTGCCCAGGCCTTGTTGCTGGCCTTGCCGATCTTCCTGCTGCTGGACTGGGGCTTGCGTCGGGTCGGGGTATTGCGGTTCGTCTGGCATGAAGCCTTGTTCGAAGGTGCGCTCTACGCCTGTGTCTGTGCTGTCGTGATTTTAGTAATGGGAACCCCATGA